In Sandaracinaceae bacterium, one DNA window encodes the following:
- a CDS encoding tetratricopeptide repeat protein, which yields MITHLVTRRLARSQRFFAGLLALAFVSASAGCGGGGATQSVHSRLQDDVEFDEEGAERHPASERVRAGEAKLVEGDLAGARADFEAAIAEDPSDARAHLDLGLVLELGEDFEGAERAYRETLALDADFPEALNNLGLLLRDSERAEEAASLLRRAVALRPSYAEATLNLGLALEDMGDHAGALDAYRRAARLSPDDAYPRVSLGLLLAETGDATNARTELQRARALAQGDAGTLLEIGSALRQLSDFEGAERAITDAIAANDDTVTPTLAAELALAKLGRSDNAGARATLEQAITQHPDDATLHFLLGRVAVERDDVPAARAAFTRMLALEADSERASSVRTWLAEHPEPPAPRPSGRRPSR from the coding sequence GTGATCACCCACCTCGTGACCCGGCGCCTCGCGCGCTCCCAGCGCTTCTTCGCGGGGCTCTTGGCCCTCGCGTTCGTGAGCGCATCGGCCGGCTGCGGCGGAGGCGGCGCCACGCAGAGCGTGCACTCCCGCCTGCAGGACGACGTAGAGTTCGACGAGGAGGGCGCCGAGCGCCACCCCGCGAGCGAGCGCGTTCGGGCCGGTGAGGCCAAACTGGTGGAGGGCGACCTCGCCGGCGCCCGTGCCGACTTCGAGGCCGCCATCGCCGAGGACCCGAGCGACGCGCGGGCACACCTGGACCTGGGCCTGGTGTTGGAGCTGGGTGAAGACTTCGAAGGCGCCGAGCGCGCCTACCGCGAGACCCTCGCGCTGGACGCAGACTTTCCCGAGGCGCTCAACAACCTGGGTCTCCTGCTGCGTGACAGCGAGCGCGCCGAGGAGGCCGCCTCGCTCTTGCGCCGTGCGGTGGCGCTGCGCCCGAGCTACGCGGAGGCCACCCTCAACCTGGGCCTGGCGCTCGAAGACATGGGCGACCACGCGGGTGCGCTCGATGCGTACCGGCGTGCGGCGCGCCTCTCACCCGACGACGCCTACCCGCGCGTGAGCCTGGGCCTCCTGTTGGCGGAGACGGGCGACGCCACCAACGCCCGCACGGAGCTGCAGCGCGCGCGCGCGCTGGCGCAGGGTGACGCAGGAACATTGCTGGAGATTGGCTCGGCGCTGCGCCAGCTCTCCGACTTCGAGGGAGCCGAGCGCGCCATCACCGACGCGATCGCCGCCAACGACGACACGGTGACGCCCACGCTGGCCGCTGAGCTCGCGCTGGCCAAGCTGGGCCGGTCCGACAACGCCGGCGCCCGCGCCACGCTCGAGCAGGCGATCACTCAGCACCCGGACGACGCCACGCTGCACTTCCTGCTGGGACGCGTGGCGGTGGAGCGCGACGACGTGCCGGCCGCGCGCGCAGCCTTCACGCGCATGCTGGCGCTCGAGGCGGACAGTGAGCGAGCCAGCAGCGTGCGCACGTGGCTCGCAGAGCATCCCGAGCCGCCGGCGCCACGCCCGAGCGGCCGGCGCCCCTCACGCTGA
- the glnD gene encoding [protein-PII] uridylyltransferase: MREVSPSPALDLSRFAPMLGTTCGGYLKAYRARFEAAVRQGTPGVEGARQHARAIDGLLNALFCAADAAARAEVKPSGRLSLVAVGGYGRSTLGLHSDVDVLFLCDDPTEPYVRRVSEGLLYPLWDLGVDIGHAVRGVDETLKLAQEDIRTSTTLLDLRCVAGDRPIVEELHRRGQVEVFESNLDRFLDALTEDTESRHRRFGDSLFLLEPEVKQGRGGLRDLDVAEWTIRARHGVRTVQEYVTCGALVEREVERLDAAREMLWRTRNLLHLRAGRQQDRLTFADQEEIAEQLGFVDGISLAVEQFMQAYYRHARVVAQTTERMLDRARAVRESSHPRGIRVFGDGTVQVGTRVDLERPDALTEDPALALRLYRRALRHQLTPHPQTRDVIARAAASKLWRERLKRSEEATQLFVEILKHVGDAPFRGGALTELHEVGLITAMVPEFGPLVGRVMHDAYHVYTVDIHSILAAEKFRTLIRGDHTDQLGMASRLAAVAPRRLPIFLALLLHHLGRAYGRGQQARGAQMAMDVARRFGLSEADADRVGFLIREHWNFYRMATQRDVRDRETLAEVAKSVGSHEGLSDLYVMTVCVLATINTSAMTAWKARMLEELYVALMHYFEEGDDPSQRVAGIADEVRRAFGEASEADRAALEAFISQMPERYLLANNVESIVGHARFAIALAAQDVAVRMGPGPGDDVFELVVTTDDRPGLLADVAAVLAANRLSVVGAEVYARDMPEGRRAFDTFLVRRAGAGSVPTDIAARVTHDIRERLANRVSAKELISRPPKTPEWATRQVPEAPTEVSVDNEVSSTCTVVDVFTRDRPGLLSVIARVFADRKLDIVLSKVNTEGERVADVFYVQRPDGSKVSEREEVFALRDALRSAVVAFHVEQGAAK, translated from the coding sequence GTGCGCGAAGTATCGCCCTCACCCGCGTTGGATCTCAGCCGCTTCGCGCCCATGCTCGGCACCACCTGTGGCGGCTACCTCAAGGCCTATCGCGCGCGGTTCGAAGCTGCGGTGCGGCAGGGCACACCGGGTGTGGAAGGCGCTCGCCAGCACGCACGCGCCATCGATGGTCTGCTGAACGCGCTGTTCTGCGCGGCGGACGCGGCGGCACGCGCCGAGGTCAAGCCCAGCGGGCGGCTGTCGCTCGTAGCGGTGGGCGGCTACGGGCGCAGCACGCTCGGGCTCCACAGCGACGTGGATGTCCTCTTCTTGTGCGACGACCCCACCGAGCCGTACGTGCGGCGCGTGTCCGAGGGCCTGCTCTATCCGTTGTGGGACCTCGGCGTGGACATCGGTCACGCGGTCCGTGGCGTGGATGAGACGCTCAAGCTGGCGCAGGAGGACATCCGCACCTCCACCACGCTGCTCGACCTGCGCTGCGTGGCGGGTGACCGCCCCATCGTGGAAGAGCTGCACCGGCGCGGGCAGGTGGAGGTCTTCGAGTCCAACCTGGACCGCTTCCTGGACGCGCTCACCGAAGACACCGAGTCGCGTCATCGCCGCTTCGGTGACTCGCTCTTCCTGCTGGAGCCCGAGGTCAAGCAGGGGCGTGGCGGGCTGCGCGACCTGGACGTGGCCGAGTGGACCATTCGTGCTCGTCACGGGGTGCGCACCGTTCAGGAGTACGTCACGTGCGGCGCGCTGGTGGAGCGTGAGGTCGAGCGCCTGGACGCGGCGCGCGAGATGCTCTGGCGCACCCGCAACCTCTTGCACCTGCGCGCTGGGCGCCAGCAAGACCGCCTCACGTTCGCGGACCAAGAAGAGATCGCGGAGCAGCTCGGCTTCGTGGACGGCATCTCCCTCGCCGTCGAGCAGTTCATGCAGGCCTACTACCGCCACGCGCGGGTGGTGGCGCAGACCACCGAGCGCATGCTGGACCGGGCGCGGGCCGTGCGTGAGAGCTCGCACCCCCGCGGCATCCGGGTGTTCGGCGACGGCACGGTGCAGGTGGGCACGCGCGTGGACCTCGAGCGCCCGGATGCGCTCACCGAGGACCCGGCGCTGGCGTTGCGCCTCTACCGGCGCGCCCTGCGTCATCAGCTCACACCGCACCCGCAAACGCGTGACGTCATCGCGCGGGCGGCCGCCAGCAAGCTGTGGCGTGAGCGCCTCAAGCGCTCGGAAGAGGCCACCCAACTGTTCGTGGAGATCCTGAAGCACGTGGGCGACGCGCCCTTCCGCGGAGGCGCGCTGACCGAGCTCCACGAGGTGGGCTTGATCACGGCCATGGTCCCCGAGTTCGGGCCGCTGGTGGGGCGCGTGATGCACGACGCCTACCACGTCTACACGGTGGACATTCACTCCATCCTCGCGGCCGAGAAGTTCCGCACCCTCATCCGCGGTGACCACACCGACCAGCTGGGCATGGCGTCGCGCTTGGCGGCGGTGGCGCCGCGGCGTCTGCCCATCTTCCTGGCCCTGCTGCTGCACCACCTGGGCCGCGCCTACGGCCGCGGGCAGCAAGCACGTGGCGCGCAGATGGCCATGGACGTAGCGCGGCGGTTCGGGCTCAGCGAAGCCGACGCCGACCGCGTGGGGTTCCTCATCCGTGAGCACTGGAACTTCTACCGCATGGCCACGCAGCGCGACGTTCGCGACCGCGAGACGCTGGCCGAGGTGGCGAAGTCCGTGGGCAGCCACGAGGGCCTGAGCGACCTCTACGTCATGACCGTGTGCGTGCTGGCCACCATCAACACGTCGGCCATGACGGCGTGGAAGGCGCGCATGCTCGAAGAGCTGTACGTCGCGCTCATGCACTACTTCGAAGAGGGCGACGACCCGAGCCAGCGCGTGGCCGGTATCGCCGACGAAGTGCGGCGTGCGTTCGGCGAGGCCAGCGAGGCAGACCGCGCGGCGCTCGAGGCCTTCATCAGCCAGATGCCCGAGCGGTACCTGCTGGCGAACAACGTGGAGAGCATCGTGGGTCACGCGCGCTTCGCCATCGCCCTCGCCGCGCAGGACGTGGCCGTGCGCATGGGGCCGGGCCCTGGTGACGACGTGTTCGAGTTGGTCGTCACCACCGACGACCGCCCTGGCTTGCTCGCGGACGTGGCGGCGGTGCTCGCGGCCAACCGCCTCAGCGTCGTGGGCGCCGAGGTCTACGCGCGCGACATGCCCGAGGGGCGCCGTGCCTTCGACACGTTCCTGGTGCGCCGTGCGGGTGCGGGCAGCGTGCCCACCGACATCGCAGCGCGGGTGACGCACGACATCCGCGAGCGCCTCGCCAACCGCGTCAGCGCCAAGGAGCTGATCTCGCGGCCACCCAAGACCCCCGAGTGGGCCACGCGGCAGGTGCCCGAGGCGCCCACCGAGGTCTCGGTGGACAACGAGGTCTCGTCCACGTGCACCGTGGTGGACGTCTTCACGCGCGACCGCCCCGGCCTTCTGTCGGTCATCGCGCGCGTCTTCGCCGACCGCAAGCTCGACATCGTGCTGTCCAAGGTGAACACCGAGGGCGAGCGCGTGGCCGACGTGTTCTACGTGCAGCGGCCCGACGGGTCGAAGGTGAGCGAGCGGGAAGAGGTCTTCGCCCTGCGCGATGCGCTCCGCAGCGCGGTGGTGGCGTTCCACGTGGAGCAGGGGGCAGCCAAGTGA
- a CDS encoding N-acetylmuramoyl-L-alanine amidase, giving the protein MREAWRAARWLTLTLLGLAACSGGGDAEEAEARPAEHALEGRLAGAGSWSEERLREELVAVDAEQAAATDALARAQLARAGGRLARWLALETGAASDLALARERLTAAMSLPLPAEPSWTFEAELCEAGLELVRLESIDAQDVDAAQRVATDLAERFRVRDDRPDAVGADAPGQLRLLDCVRQARRTAGSLEGSSQALSAADADAGLPAPAGDAAVTPAGPVTMTDVAVYSGGALGARAVLRFDGQPVYEVGQSREAAGEPARVWIDVRDATVPPALGEVWRVDSGGLTQVRRMTSAGGGARVIFELAPGARHRVFAFPEPYRLVVDIESRDSVARSVQPQLPEGAPHPTRVIVLDPGHGGTERGATAGGLRESRLALDISTRVAILLRRALPGVRVLLTRQADVTLSLEERTAMANAVGADLFVSVHLNAAEEPVEHGGVTTFVLDTTNQRQANRLAARENGTSTRDVTDLQRLLAGLHRQEQVALSRELAESIHRGTLAGGRRVLPRLPDRGVRSAMFHVLVGARMPAVLLEASFLSKPEEAAALGTARYRQALAEGIAAGIARYVTGS; this is encoded by the coding sequence GTGCGGGAGGCTTGGCGAGCGGCGCGGTGGCTGACGCTGACTCTGCTCGGGCTGGCTGCGTGCAGTGGCGGAGGGGACGCGGAGGAGGCCGAAGCTCGCCCGGCGGAGCACGCCCTCGAGGGGCGCCTTGCTGGAGCAGGGAGCTGGTCCGAGGAGCGCCTGCGTGAAGAGCTGGTGGCGGTCGACGCCGAGCAGGCCGCCGCGACGGACGCACTGGCTCGGGCACAGCTCGCTCGCGCGGGGGGGCGCCTGGCGCGCTGGCTCGCTCTCGAGACCGGCGCAGCGTCGGACCTCGCGTTGGCCCGCGAGCGGCTCACGGCGGCGATGTCCCTCCCACTTCCCGCCGAGCCATCTTGGACCTTCGAAGCGGAGCTGTGCGAGGCGGGCCTCGAGCTCGTGCGGCTCGAGTCCATCGACGCGCAGGACGTGGACGCCGCGCAGCGTGTGGCCACAGACCTCGCCGAGCGCTTCCGCGTTCGCGATGATCGCCCCGACGCCGTGGGGGCCGATGCGCCCGGCCAGCTGCGGTTGCTCGACTGCGTGCGCCAAGCCCGCCGCACTGCGGGGTCGCTCGAAGGCTCGTCCCAGGCGCTGTCGGCTGCCGACGCGGACGCAGGGCTGCCGGCCCCTGCGGGCGACGCCGCGGTGACCCCCGCCGGTCCCGTCACCATGACGGACGTGGCCGTCTACTCGGGCGGCGCGCTCGGAGCCCGCGCCGTGCTGCGCTTCGATGGACAGCCGGTCTACGAGGTGGGTCAGTCGCGAGAAGCCGCGGGCGAGCCCGCGCGCGTTTGGATCGACGTCCGCGACGCGACGGTTCCCCCGGCCCTGGGCGAAGTGTGGCGGGTCGACTCGGGCGGCCTCACCCAGGTGCGGCGCATGACCAGTGCGGGCGGCGGGGCGCGCGTCATCTTCGAGCTCGCACCCGGCGCACGCCATCGCGTGTTCGCTTTTCCCGAGCCCTATCGCTTGGTGGTGGACATCGAGTCGCGCGACAGCGTGGCGCGCTCGGTCCAGCCCCAGCTGCCAGAGGGGGCGCCGCACCCCACGCGCGTGATCGTGCTCGACCCCGGTCACGGTGGCACCGAGCGCGGCGCCACGGCGGGCGGCCTGCGCGAGAGCCGGCTCGCGCTCGACATCTCCACCCGTGTGGCCATCCTGCTTCGGCGGGCGCTCCCCGGAGTGCGGGTGCTGCTGACCCGCCAGGCCGACGTCACGCTGTCGCTCGAGGAACGCACGGCCATGGCGAACGCGGTCGGCGCGGACCTCTTCGTGTCGGTTCACCTCAACGCGGCGGAAGAGCCGGTGGAGCACGGCGGGGTGACCACCTTCGTGCTCGACACCACCAACCAGCGGCAGGCCAACCGCCTGGCCGCGCGCGAGAACGGCACCTCCACGCGGGACGTCACGGATCTCCAGCGGCTCCTCGCGGGGCTCCATCGGCAGGAGCAGGTGGCGCTCTCGCGCGAGCTGGCCGAGAGCATCCACCGCGGCACCCTCGCCGGTGGCCGCCGCGTCCTGCCACGCCTCCCGGACCGCGGCGTGCGCAGCGCCATGTTCCACGTGCTGGTGGGCGCGCGCATGCCCGCCGTGCTGCTCGAGGCCTCGTTCCTCAGCAAGCCCGAAGAGGCCGCGGCGCTGGGCACGGCGCGTTACAGGCAGGCTCTCGCGGAGGGGATCGCGGCGGGGATCGCGCGGTACGTCACGGGGTCCTGA
- a CDS encoding YbjN domain-containing protein, whose translation MSQSPLFQDRPSGRTYRDAPEMVNDYLRRFGDQVGIAIAPLDRDGYTEVQRGSATVGINVLVEHGTLLLLSRIMDVPREGREEFYRRLLELNFLVTSDGAFAIDKDRDALYLRALRRLGGLDFEEFEDLVTTVAAVADEWDDRLAELFPGTD comes from the coding sequence TTGTCCCAGTCCCCGTTGTTCCAAGACCGACCGAGCGGGCGCACCTACCGTGACGCCCCCGAGATGGTGAACGACTACCTGCGCCGCTTCGGCGATCAGGTGGGCATCGCCATCGCGCCGCTCGACCGCGACGGATACACCGAGGTGCAGCGTGGGTCGGCCACGGTGGGCATCAACGTGCTCGTCGAGCATGGGACTCTGTTGCTCCTGTCGCGCATCATGGACGTGCCCCGAGAGGGCCGCGAGGAATTTTATCGCCGCCTCTTGGAGCTCAACTTCCTCGTGACGAGCGATGGCGCATTTGCGATCGACAAGGACCGCGACGCACTGTATCTGAGGGCGCTGCGGCGCCTGGGTGGCCTCGACTTCGAGGAGTTCGAGGACCTGGTCACCACCGTGGCAGCGGTGGCGGACGAGTGGGACGACCGGCTGGCGGAGCTCTTCCCCGGCACCGACTGA
- a CDS encoding phosphoribosylformylglycinamidine cyclo-ligase: protein MKGLTYRDAGVDIDAGERLVDRIKPLAAATRTPHVIGGIGGFAGLCGLPSDIEDPILVSGTDGVGTKLKLAFALDRHDTVGIDLVAMCVNDVLTVGARPLFFLDYFATGKLDVDQGEAVVRGIADGCKQAGCALLGGETAELPGFYAGGEYDLAGFAVGVVGRKKLITGERIAVGDIVLGVASSGLHSNGFSLARRALLDREAPLSLTDTPAGLSAPLGETLLRPTKIYAQVAQAALSAGDVRGFCHITGGGLPGNLHRGLPAGVGMHVKLGSWPRPAIFDLIQREGGVAEPEMQRTFNLGLGFTIIVPRADVEAVTAALLAVGEPAYEVGVIVASDATGEARVQVD from the coding sequence ATGAAAGGCCTCACCTACCGCGACGCAGGCGTCGACATCGATGCCGGCGAACGCTTGGTCGACCGCATCAAGCCGCTCGCCGCCGCAACGCGCACGCCACACGTCATCGGCGGCATCGGTGGCTTCGCGGGGCTCTGCGGCCTACCGAGCGACATCGAGGACCCCATCCTGGTGTCCGGTACGGACGGCGTGGGCACCAAGCTCAAGCTGGCGTTCGCGCTCGACCGCCACGACACGGTGGGCATCGACCTCGTGGCCATGTGCGTGAACGACGTGCTCACGGTGGGCGCGCGGCCGCTCTTCTTCCTCGACTACTTCGCCACGGGCAAGCTGGACGTGGACCAGGGCGAGGCCGTGGTGCGCGGCATCGCCGACGGCTGCAAGCAGGCCGGCTGTGCCCTGCTGGGTGGTGAGACGGCCGAGCTCCCGGGATTCTATGCTGGCGGTGAGTACGACCTCGCCGGCTTCGCGGTAGGGGTGGTCGGCCGCAAGAAGCTGATCACGGGCGAGCGCATCGCTGTGGGCGACATCGTGCTGGGCGTGGCCTCGTCGGGCCTGCACAGCAACGGCTTCAGTCTGGCGCGCCGCGCGCTGCTGGACCGCGAGGCGCCGCTCTCGCTCACCGACACGCCGGCGGGCCTCTCCGCCCCGCTGGGCGAGACCCTGCTGCGTCCCACCAAGATCTACGCACAGGTGGCGCAGGCTGCGCTTTCGGCGGGCGACGTGCGCGGCTTCTGCCACATCACGGGCGGCGGTCTGCCCGGCAACCTGCACCGCGGCCTGCCCGCCGGCGTGGGCATGCACGTGAAGCTGGGGTCGTGGCCACGCCCCGCCATCTTCGACCTGATCCAGCGTGAGGGTGGCGTGGCCGAACCCGAGATGCAGCGCACCTTCAACCTGGGCCTGGGCTTCACCATCATCGTGCCGCGGGCCGATGTGGAGGCCGTCACCGCCGCGCTCCTCGCCGTGGGCGAGCCCGCGTACGAGGTCGGCGTCATCGTCGCCTCCGACGCCACGGGTGAGGCGCGAGTTCAGGTCGACTGA
- a CDS encoding phosphoribosylglycinamide formyltransferase yields the protein MTALDIVVLASGRGSNLAAIFDAIDAGRCDARVVGVVSDKADAGALALAAGRGVSTRVVPLARGADRDAWNVALADAVAALTPQVVVLAGFMRILGAPLLERFPGKLVNVHPSLLPAFPGHDAPAQAVAAGVRITGCTVHVVDHGVDTGPILAQAAIPVLPSDDTASLHARIQRAEHELLPTVIDWIARGRMSLAPPSLRDAPTPDGCFVAPRFDAP from the coding sequence ATGACCGCGCTCGACATCGTGGTGCTGGCCTCGGGGCGAGGCTCGAACCTCGCCGCGATCTTCGACGCCATCGATGCGGGTCGCTGTGACGCGAGGGTGGTGGGCGTGGTCTCCGACAAGGCCGATGCCGGCGCGCTCGCGCTCGCGGCCGGACGCGGAGTGAGCACACGCGTGGTGCCCTTGGCGCGCGGCGCCGATCGGGACGCATGGAACGTGGCCCTCGCCGACGCGGTGGCTGCCCTCACGCCCCAGGTGGTGGTGCTGGCCGGCTTCATGCGCATCCTGGGCGCGCCCTTGCTGGAGCGCTTTCCCGGCAAGCTCGTCAACGTGCACCCGTCGCTGCTGCCTGCGTTCCCAGGGCACGACGCGCCCGCTCAGGCCGTGGCGGCGGGCGTGCGCATCACGGGCTGCACGGTCCACGTGGTGGACCACGGGGTGGACACGGGTCCCATCCTGGCCCAAGCCGCCATCCCGGTGCTTCCGTCCGACGACACCGCCTCGCTGCACGCCCGCATCCAGCGCGCCGAGCACGAGCTCCTGCCCACGGTCATCGACTGGATCGCACGCGGTCGCATGAGCCTCGCGCCTCCCTCACTGCGTGACGCGCCGACGCCCGACGGGTGCTTCGTCGCCCCGCGCTTCGACGCCCCATGA
- a CDS encoding type IV pilus twitching motility protein PilT: MEEQQEGPRFSIRQLLKVMTDRGGSDLHVTTGTPPQIRIDGSLVPLRTPPLTAVETKALCYEVLSDEQKVRFERDNELDFSFNVKGISRFRANIFLQRGAVGAAFRAIPFKVRTLDELGVPPVLKELAHLPRGLVLVTGPTGSGKSTTLAAMIDEINSTERNHILTVEDPIEYLHPNKLSVVNQREIGADTESFKGALRYALRQDPDVILVGEMRDLETIEAAMTISETGHLAFATLHTNSAVQSINRVIDVFPPHQQSQVRAQLSFVLQAVVTQMLVPRCDGPGRALALEVMIPNAGIRNLIREAKVHQIYGMMQTGQGISGMQTMNQALYQLYTQGIIDLDTALGRSAEPGELQSMIRAQVPVAQSGQRREM; this comes from the coding sequence ATGGAAGAGCAGCAGGAAGGCCCTCGATTCTCCATTCGGCAGCTGCTGAAGGTGATGACCGACCGGGGCGGTTCGGATCTCCACGTCACCACCGGAACGCCACCGCAGATCCGCATCGATGGGAGCCTGGTGCCGCTGCGCACGCCGCCGCTCACGGCGGTGGAGACCAAGGCGCTCTGCTACGAGGTGCTCTCCGACGAGCAGAAGGTGCGCTTCGAGCGCGACAACGAGCTCGACTTCTCCTTCAACGTGAAGGGCATCTCGCGCTTCCGCGCCAACATCTTCCTGCAGCGGGGCGCCGTGGGCGCCGCGTTCCGAGCCATCCCGTTCAAGGTCCGAACGCTGGACGAGCTGGGCGTGCCGCCCGTGTTGAAGGAGCTGGCCCACCTGCCCCGCGGCCTCGTGCTGGTCACGGGGCCCACGGGATCGGGCAAGTCCACCACGCTCGCCGCCATGATCGACGAGATCAACTCCACGGAGCGGAACCACATCCTCACCGTGGAGGATCCCATCGAGTACCTGCACCCCAACAAACTCTCGGTGGTCAACCAGCGCGAGATCGGAGCCGACACCGAGTCCTTCAAGGGCGCCCTGCGCTACGCCCTGCGCCAGGACCCGGACGTGATCCTGGTGGGCGAGATGCGCGACCTCGAGACCATCGAGGCCGCCATGACGATCTCCGAGACGGGTCACCTCGCGTTCGCCACGCTGCACACCAACAGCGCCGTGCAGTCCATCAACCGCGTCATCGACGTGTTCCCGCCGCACCAGCAGTCGCAGGTCCGCGCGCAGCTGAGCTTCGTGCTGCAGGCGGTGGTCACGCAGATGCTGGTTCCCCGTTGCGACGGGCCTGGCCGCGCCCTGGCGCTCGAAGTGATGATCCCCAACGCGGGCATCCGGAACCTGATTCGCGAGGCGAAGGTCCACCAGATCTACGGCATGATGCAGACCGGCCAGGGGATCAGCGGAATGCAGACCATGAACCAGGCGCTCTACCAGCTGTACACGCAGGGCATCATCGATCTGGACACCGCGCTCGGGCGCTCGGCGGAGCCCGGCGAATTGCAATCCATGATACGGGCGCAGGTCCCCGTGGCCCAGTCTGGGCAGCGCCGTGAGATGTAG
- a CDS encoding protein kinase, which produces MQLASGGMAAVYIARAIGVAGFERLVAVKVLHPHLAYEEEFISMFLDEARLAARIRHPNVVPTLDISDSGGDGYFLVMEYIEGDHLGALLGRSAKQGRRLETPLVMKIVVDALGGLGAAHSLTDDKGEPLKIVHRDVSPHNIMVGTDGISRLTDFGVAKAEVRMASTRAGQFKGKLSYMAPEQASTGEADQRSDLFSMGIILWESLTGRRLFRGENNAATLAKILNDPIPLPSSLWPDLEPFDALLEKALHRDPDQRFQSADEFMEAAEEVARLNGGIASTRAVGALATELIGAKLDEERARVQEAIESLGQREMGEALMPVARDGSSGSMSLPGISGRRMITGMHSESGTGMMPVILSGQHTLPAMVTPAPQPSGGSGIKMLVVALLLVAFVGGGLLAWQVANRPTPTAQPLGPSTTEPAVAATPTPTPDVAPDTAAVAAASPETAPRDGQDGLAPGTETAEAGATADGMTVDEAAGRTGGRRPRGGTTATAGTTTETAATTAAEPAMTSEAAATPPAGMDSAPAEMTGFSFGTNPYLR; this is translated from the coding sequence ATGCAGCTCGCGTCCGGCGGCATGGCGGCCGTGTACATCGCGCGCGCCATCGGCGTGGCGGGCTTCGAGCGTCTGGTGGCCGTCAAGGTGCTCCACCCGCACCTCGCCTACGAGGAGGAGTTCATCTCCATGTTCCTCGACGAGGCGCGGCTCGCGGCTCGTATCCGCCACCCCAACGTCGTGCCCACGCTGGACATCAGCGACTCGGGCGGCGACGGCTACTTCCTGGTCATGGAGTACATCGAGGGCGACCACTTGGGCGCGCTGCTCGGTCGCTCCGCGAAGCAGGGGAGGCGCCTCGAGACCCCGTTGGTCATGAAGATCGTCGTGGATGCGCTGGGTGGCCTCGGAGCCGCCCACTCGCTCACGGATGACAAGGGCGAACCGCTCAAGATCGTCCACCGCGATGTCTCGCCCCACAACATCATGGTGGGCACGGACGGCATCAGCCGGCTCACCGACTTCGGCGTGGCCAAGGCCGAGGTCCGCATGGCCTCCACGCGGGCCGGCCAGTTCAAGGGCAAGCTCAGCTACATGGCGCCCGAGCAGGCGTCCACGGGCGAGGCCGACCAGCGCTCGGACCTCTTCAGCATGGGCATCATCCTGTGGGAGTCGCTCACGGGGCGGCGCCTCTTCCGTGGCGAGAACAACGCCGCCACGCTGGCCAAGATCCTGAACGATCCGATCCCGCTTCCGTCCAGCCTCTGGCCGGACCTGGAGCCCTTCGATGCCCTGCTGGAGAAGGCGCTGCACCGCGACCCGGACCAGCGCTTTCAGTCGGCAGACGAGTTCATGGAGGCCGCCGAAGAGGTGGCGCGCCTGAACGGCGGCATCGCCAGCACCCGCGCCGTGGGCGCGCTGGCCACCGAGCTCATCGGCGCCAAGCTCGACGAAGAGCGCGCGCGTGTGCAAGAGGCCATCGAGTCCCTGGGCCAGCGCGAGATGGGCGAAGCCCTGATGCCGGTCGCGCGCGACGGTTCCTCGGGCTCCATGTCGCTCCCCGGCATCTCCGGGCGGCGCATGATCACCGGGATGCACTCCGAGTCCGGCACGGGGATGATGCCAGTCATCCTCAGCGGGCAGCACACCCTGCCGGCCATGGTCACGCCCGCACCCCAGCCCAGCGGCGGGAGCGGCATCAAGATGCTGGTCGTGGCGCTGCTGCTCGTCGCCTTCGTTGGCGGGGGATTGCTGGCGTGGCAGGTGGCCAACCGGCCCACGCCCACCGCCCAGCCGCTGGGGCCGTCCACCACGGAGCCTGCGGTGGCTGCGACACCGACTCCCACGCCGGACGTGGCTCCGGACACGGCGGCCGTCGCCGCCGCCAGCCCGGAAACAGCCCCTCGAGACGGCCAAGACGGCCTGGCCCCAGGCACCGAAACGGCCGAGGCTGGCGCGACCGCAGATGGTATGACCGTGGACGAAGCGGCCGGTCGCACGGGGGGACGTCGCCCGCGTGGCGGCACCACCGCAACGGCGGGCACCACCACCGAGACCGCGGCCACCACGGCGGCCGAACCGGCCATGACTTCCGAGGCAGCCGCCACCCCGCCCGCCGGGATGGACTCCGCGCCCGCCGAAATGACCGGCTTCAGCTTCGGCACCAACCCTTACTTGCGCTGA